The following DNA comes from Candidatus Peregrinibacteria bacterium.
TCCTTTTCGATTTTTTCCTACAAAAATGAGTTTTATGATTTTTGTAAAAGGAGGTAAAAAATGTTTTTTTCGTTCTGCAAGTTCTCGAGAAGAGAATGATTCAAAATCTCCTCGGAGTACTTCCTGAAAAAGAGGATGATGTGGCAATCTGGTTTGAAGAATAACGCTCGAAGATTCTCCGCGTCTTCCGGCACGTCCAATGACTTGCAAAAGTAGTTGAAATGTCCGCTCTTCTGAACGAAAATCGGGAAAGTGAAGTCCTGCATCGGCATCCAAAATTCCCACAAGTCCCACATTAGAAAAATCGAGTCCTTTTGCTACTATTTCTGTTCCCACCAAAATATCTGCTTTGCCAGATTCAAATTCTTGATGAAGTGTTTTAAAGGCATTTTTTCGTGATGCAGAATCTCGATCAATGCGGATTACCTTTTTCCCAGGAAAAAGTCGCTTTGATTCCTGCTCTACCCCCTCTGTTCCGTTTCCAAAAAATGAAAGTTGTGTCGATCCGCATGAAGGACAACGCGATGGAGTTTGAAAAATCTTTCCGGTTTGGTGACACATGAGATGGGGGGCATTTCCGGAATTTCCATGAGCAACGAGTGCTATGCCATTTTCTGGATTTCGAACAGCATCTCCGCATTCTTGGCATTTGAGAATTCGAAAGAGTCCTCTTCGATTTAAGAAAATAAGTACTTGCTTGCCGTTTGCTAGCATCTTTTGACACTCAAAAATGAGCGCTCGAGAGAGTGTATTTCGGTTGCCACTTTTTGCTTCCTCTCGAATATCTACGATACGAATATGAGGCAAGGGGATGCGTGGAGGAAGAGAAAATTGCTGAAGAAATCCGCTTTTTACGCGAAAGAGAGTTTCGAGTGATGGAGTTGCAGAAGAAAGGACCAGTGGCGCCTGAAAAATATCTGCCAAAGCCTCTGCTGCATTTCTTGCGTGATAGCGTGGCGCTTGATCGGATTTGAGTGACCATTCGTGTTCCTCTTCAAGCGCGACAAGTCCTAAATTTTGAAACGGAAGAAAAAGAGAAGATCGACTTCCTACAACAACTCGATAGTATCCGGCACGCACGCCCCAAAATATTTGTGCTCGCTGTCCATCCGAAAGGCGAGAATGGTATGCTACCACTCTTTCGTGACCAAAGGTTTCTTGGCATTTTTGGAGGAGTTCGGAAGTGAGTCCAATCTCTGGAACCAAAAAAAGAACACTCTTTCCTGATTCTAAAACTGTTCTGGCGGAATGTCGTAACAAGTGGCTTTTTCCAGAGCTGGTTGGTCCGTCGAGGAGAATTTTTGAATCTGGAAAAATAGGAAGCAGAGTTTTTGGAGCTTCTTCGGAAGAGATTTTTGGGAGAAAACTCTCTGCCTTCCAATCTGGAGGAAAGAAAGGTTTCTGTAGAGCTTCCACAAAACCTCCTTCTTGAAGTCGCCGAAGAACATCTGGTGTTGCAGAAGTTTCTTTCTTGATGGCCTCAGCACTGATTTCTTGTTTTGCATTTCGAAGGAACTCCCATATGAGTTTCATTTTTGTTCCACGAGGAGTTTCTTCTGACGTTCCTTTAAAAAAGGTTTTTGTTGGCGAATTTCCCGATCCGCGAAAAATAGTTTCTGGCAAAAAGAGGGGAATAACTTTGGCAAGTGGGCACATACTCATTTCCGATACTTTTTGGGCAAAGGCAAAATGATTCTCAGAAAGAAGCGATTCTCCTGTTATTTCTCGAATCGGTTCGGTAACAAAATGCGGCTCTTCTTCTTGAAGTGCAACAATTATTCCTCGTTCGGTTTTTTTTCGAAACGGAACCGAAACAATCATTCCAGGGCGCGCAAAATCCATTTCTTTTGGCAAGGAAAAAAGAAATGTGCCATCTTCTCTGCCACAAATATGCCGACGAATAGCAACTCGTGCGTAAGTCATCGATGGTATTGTAAGGGAAAGACTTAGGAATATCGAAGGGAAAGCGATTTAATTCAGGTTATGCGTATGAGTCTCTTTCGCTGGAGCACATGTATCGAAGATCATATGCTTCGGCAAAATAACGAGACCTTCCTCCACCCCCCAAGGAATATCTTTTTTAAGCCCAAATCTTATTCCTCGGTTATCTCCAGCTTCTGTTGATCTTCATTTTGCACTGCTTCCTCATCCATTTCCTCCTCTTCTGTTGCATCTATTTTAAAGACACCCCAGACACCGTCATCTTTTCCCATGCGCATCAAGATAACTCCTTGGGTAGCACGTCCACGACAAGGGATTTCTTTTGCCGCAAGACGAATTGTTTGTCCTGTTTTTGCCACAAGGATAATGTCTCCCGAGAATTCGTCTTCCATGATTTTTGCTCCCACTACTTTTCCGGTTCGTGGAGTTACATTGGCGCATTTTACGCCACTTCCTCCACGAGACTGTAATCGAAAATCTGTGAGGCGTGACATTTTTCCAAGTCCGTTTTCCATAATAGTGAGAAGGGTTGATGTTTCTGGATTTTGAATAACATCCATTTCGACTACTGTATCTTTTCCCTTGAGTCGAACTCCTCGTACTCCTGCAGCACCTCGCCCCATGCTTCGCACTTCCTCTTCGGAGAAACGAATAGACATGCCATTTCCGGTAACAATAGTTATTTCGTCTCCAGGAGAACACATAGAAACCCAGCCAAGTTCATCACCATCACGAATGCCAAGAGCGATAAGCCCATTCTTTCGAACATTTTGAAAAGATTCCCTTTCTGTCTTTTTCACAACACCGTTTCGGGTACAGAAGAAAAGCCACTTTCCTGTTTCTCGTGTGCTGTCGAGAATAGCAGTTACCGTTTCTTCTGGCTGAAGACTGAGGAAGTTTACAATTGCTTGTCCTTTTGCGGTTCGGCTTGATTCTGGAATTTCATACACAGGAAGCTGAAAGACACGACCCAAGCTTGTAAAATAGAGAAGATCATTATGGTTTTTTGTGTGAAGTACCATTTTCATTTCATCTCCTTCTTTTGCGGTTGCTCCTTTTATTCCTTTACCACCGCGTCCTTGTGATTTAAATGCAGAAGGGGAGAATCGTTTAATATAGTTTGATTGGGTAAGACTCACAATCATTTCTTCGTTTGGAATAGTGTCGATTGCTGCCATTTTTCCAATAGCATTTGGAATAATTACGGTTCGACGGTCATCTCCAAACTTTTCTCGAATTTCACGGAGTTCTTCTTCGAGAATGGAGCGAATCCGTTCGGGATCTGCCAAAATAGCTTCACATTCTTGAATAAAGGCGAGTTTTTCTGCGAGTTCGTCTTCAATTCTCTTTCGTTCGAGTCCGGCAAGAGTTTGGAGACGCATGGCAAGAATGGCATCTGCTTGAACTTCGGTGAACGAAAAGCGCGCAATAAGGTTCTCCTTTGCGATTTCTTTCGTTTCCGATCCTCGAATGAGCGCAATAATTTCATCAATATGATCCATTGCTTTCTTGAGTCCTTCTAAAATATGCGCTCGTTCTCGTGCCAATCGCAGTTCATATTCCGTTCGGCGACGCACAACTTCTCGGCGGTGTTTGAGAAATTCTTCAAGAATACTCTTGAGATCCATAAGTCTTGGTTGTATACCATCGACGAGTGCGATAAAATTGCATCCGAACGATTCTTGGAGTTGTGTATATTTAAAGAGCTGGTTGAGAATTTTGTTCGGAAAACTATCTTTTTTGAGCTCAATAACAACGCGAATTCCTTCTCGATTACTTTCATCTCGAATATCTGTAATACCAATAATCACCTTGTCACGCACCAAATCTGCCATTTTCGAAACAAGATTTGATTTGTTCACCATATACGGAATTTCGTGCACGATAATGCGCGAACGACCTTTTTCTTCTGTAATTTCCGCTTTTGCCCGCATAATAATACTTCCTCGTCCAGTGGTGTAGGCTTGGCGAATAATACTTTTGTCGTAAATAAAACCTCCTCCTGGAAAATCTGGTCCCTGAATATGTTCCATTAAATCATCAATTCCTGCTTCAGGGTTTCCTGAAAGAAGAAGACACCCGTCAATAACTTCACGTAAGTTGTGTGGCGGAATATTTGTTGCCATTCCCACAGCAATTCCAGTGGAGCCGTTGAGGAGCAGATTAGGAATTTTGCTCGGAAAAACAGTTGGCTCTTTAATGGTACCATCATAATTTTCTCGAAAATTGACGGTATCTTTTTCGATATCTGCTACAAGTTCATCAGTAATCTTCTCCATCTTCGCCTCTGTATATCGCATGGCGGCAGCTCCATCTCCATCAATTGATCCAAAGTTTCCCTGACCGAGTACGAGTGGATAGCGAAGGGAGAAATTTTGCGCCATACGTACCATAGCGTCGTATACAGCACTATCTCCATGTGGATGATATTTCGCGAGCACTTCTCCTACGACGGCGGCGGATTTTCGAAAACGTGCTCCACTTCTCAGTCCTAATCGATGCATAGCGTAGAGAATTCTTCGGTGTACAGGTTTGAGTCCATCGCGTACATCGGGAAGGGCACGAGAAACAATAACGCTCATAGCGTAATCCAGATAACTTTCTTCCATTTCTTTGGAGATTTCTCGAAGGGGGTCTGAAGGAAGAAGACTGTACTGGGGATTACTGTTCATAGGGAGAAGACATCAAAAATTCCCGAGCATTGTGCCGGTTTTTTCTCTCAGTGACAAGTTTCTCTCTTAAAAAAGGCGAGAAACTTCTCGCCTTTTTTATATTTTCTTGCTCCGTTATTTTTGTTTTAAATCCTTTATCTGAAACTTCCAAAAACTCACCCATCAACCCCCATTTTCTCCTTGAGGAACAGCGGAAAAACAGAAGAGAAGTCAAACCGGAATTCATGGCATTTTTTATAGAATATTTTCAAAGAGGAAAGGGTGATTTTCCTGATCTTCCGCTTCTTCTTCAAGTAGAACTCAATGAATTTCCTGAGGATGCCGGAAGAGGCAATTCCGATCTCCTTCACGAAGAGGATTGTATGCGCCAGCATGACCAGATGAATATATCTGATAATCGCTTTGGCTCTTGAGTAGGAAAATCATTTCGATTATCCTCTCAACATGCTTAAACACGCCAAAATATCAGACTACAAAATAAAAAAAATATTGATGTGTTTTTGTGAAGATATCGATGCCTCAAAAACAGCAAGAATTCTAGAAATAAATCGAAGGACTATTGATCGGTATTTTAATATCTTCCGAGAAAAAATAACTCTTCACGCCATCGCTCAAAGTAAGGAATCTGGAGAGTTTGAACTTGATGAAAGTTATTTTGGAGCTAAAAGAGTACGAGGTAAAAGAGGAAGAGGGGCAGCCGGAAAAACACCAGTCTTTGGTATACTTAAACGAGACGGAAAAGTATCAGTAACCATCGTAAAGAAATGCAGTAGAGAAGAGTTATTGCCTATCATACAGGGAAAAATACTCGAAGGTTCCACTATCCACACCGATGGCTGGAGGGCTTATGACGGACTCATTCTAAATGGGTATGATCACTATCGTGTCTACCATTCCCATGATGAATTTGCTCGAGGAAAATGCCATGTGAATGGCATAGAATCTTTCTGGTCATTTGCCAAGAGAAGACTCTCTAAATTCAACGGTATTGCTTCTCATAAGTTTAATCTTCATCTGAAAGAATGTGAGTTCCGATGGAACTATAAAGATCAGAATCTTTATGATAAAATGCTAAAGATTTTGAAGAAATTTTAAAATCTGCTACTCAAGAGCCTCGCTTTTATGGTTGTCACCTAGAAGCCTTCCATTAAGAACAGTTGTTTTTCCTCCTTAAAGATCTGCTCGATTCTCCACCTCCGGTAATAACAACTCAGAAGTTCGACCACTCTTTCGTCCGTGACGTTGGATTCTCCGGAAAAAAGGACAAGGGGATTCTTAAATCCTTTCCTCTGGATAAAAAGCATGGTTTCCGGAATAGGAATAACATCCGACTATGCTTTCGGTCACATCGGGAATAACCCTAAGGACACTGCATTTCGTTTGTATTTTTCGTATGTTTTTTTCTCCCCCCCGTTTTTCTTTTTGCAGATATTTTTTGAGGGTCAGGGAAACCTGTCCGGAAACTTTTTCCTGCGTCTCCGTTTCTTCTTCCCCTTTACCTTCCTTTTCCCCTGATGCGCATCTTGTTCTTTGATTTTTCCTTCTGATCAGGTTTGTATGAAGCGGAAAATTGAGATTTTTGGGTGGGAGTTTTTGGGAGTGTCAGCTTTATATCTGAAGAATTTTTTGTGATTTTACCGTGCGATGGTTTCAGCACGAGTTTCTCGAAAGACAATGATTTTGATTTCTCCTGGAAAGGTGAGCTCATTCCTCAGTCTTTCTGCAATATCTTGTGACATTTTTTGCGCTCCTAAATCTGTTACTTCTTCGGGGTTCACAAAAACCCACATATCTCGTCCGGCGCTCATAACGTAACATTTTGTAACTCCCGAAAAAGAACGAACAATCTCTTCTTGTTGTTTGAGACGCTTGACATACAGTTCTGTTGTGTCTCTGCGTGCGCCTGGTCGACTTGCAGAAATAGCATCTGCCGCTTGGACAATATACGCTTCTGGACACAATTTTTCGATATCTTCGTGATGCGCTTCCATGGCATTGATAACCAGCGGATCGAGACCAAATTTCCTTCCAATTTCTCCAGAAATCAAGGCATGTTTTCCGCCAATTTCATGACTTACTGCTTTTCCGAGATCATGGAAGAGTGCCGCCATTTTGGCACGTTCTGCGTTGGCACCAACTTGATTCGCAAGTTCTTCCGCCAAAAATGCCACCTCAATGGAGTGTTTGAGCACGTTTTGTCCGTGACTCGTACGAAAGCGAAGGCGACCGAGGATTTTTACAATTTCTGGAGCAACTCCAGTGATCCCAGTTTCTTCCAGTGCTTTTTCTCCAAAATCGCGAATCATTTTTTCAATTTCTTTCGTTGTTTTCTGCACTACTTCTTCGATACGAGCAGGATGAACACGTCCATCTTCAAGAAGTTTTTCAAGTGACTTTTTGGCGATAAATCGTCGTAAAAGGTCGAATCCTGTGATAATAACAACTCCAGGGGTGTCATCCACAATGACATCCACTCCAGTGCATCGCTCAAAGGCATTAATATTGCGCCCTTCTCGTCCAATGATGCGTCCTTTCATTTCATCGCTTTCAAGCTGAACAACGGTTTGTGTGGTGTCACTCGTCACTTCAGATGCGTATTTTTGAATGGCTTGCACGATAGCCTCTCGTGCTTTTTCATCGGCAACTTCCTCTATTTCTCTTTCCGCTCGTTTCATGCGCTCAACGAGAAGTTTTTCTTTTTTCTGCTCAATAATGCCGTAGAGTCTCTGTTCTGCCTCTTCTTGACTTAATTTTGCTATTTTTTCAATTTTTACTGTTTCCTCCATGATCATTTCCTGAAGTCGATCTTTTTCCTGAACTATTTCTTTTTCTTGATCAACGAGCGAAAGACGTTGGCGTTCAACTTCTTGCACTTTTTTGCTGAGATCTTCCTCTTTTTGTTCAATTCGCGCTTCCATCTTTTCTACTTCTTGACGAATCTGCACAGCTTCTTCTTTTGCTTCCGCAATCATATCCTTTGATCGGGAAGTTGCCTCGTGTTCTATATCACGGGCACGTTTTTCGCTTTCGTGAACCTTTTTTTCGGCTTCACGAACCTTTTTTTCATTTTCTGCTTCAAGCTCAAGTTGTCTTTTGCGAAGGTCTTCTCGCTTAAAGAAATAGCCGGCGGCAATTCCAAAAATAAGAAACGCGGCAACAATAAGGAGTGAAGCTGGGTCATTAAAAAAACTCTGTGGCATGTTTTTGGTGGGGAAAGAAAACTTTCCCAGTGGTGTTTTTCTGCAATTTACCAAAAAAGAAACAACCTCTTTTTGAAGTAGAGGAAGCCTTTTTGACAATGTGTCTGCTTTTTAAAAGGAGGGGAAGAATTCATATTTGAATGGCGGAAAAAATACGAATGTTTTTTAAGAGTGGCAGAAGAAAAACCAACTGGAAAACACGAAGGGCTCTTTGAATTTAAAAAATAACCCAAGAACCGCGCCGAGTATGACACAATTCCCTCTCTTTTTCAATGGAAATGAATTGACTCAAAAATGGATCATGGCAAACCGCATACAAGAGATGGTGTTGCAAATAAAATGTCCTCCTACTGGTAAAGGTTCGGCGGTTGCGTTGGTGTTGCTGATTCTCCTCTCTGATATGAAAATGAGGCAATGCTTGATGACTCTTTGTGGTCGTCACTGTATATTTTTCGTGTTGTTGAAAATGCTTTTTTCATAATGCGTAGTGCTCCTTCTGGATTCTTTTCGTAGTAATTTCTCAGGATTTGCCCAATACTCTGAAGCACTCCTTCTTTATCGGTGGCAAGCCGGCGAACTTCTGCTGTGACTGATCCGGGCATTTGTTGTTCAATGGTATGGAGAAAATGTTCGGCATTTTGCTGTTCTTCTTCTCTGGTGGTTGTTTTTGCATCTAAAAAAGAAAAAAAGTCGATACCAGTTGCTTGAAGAATATCGGTATGACGGTCTAAAAAGTCTTTTCCTTTCTCGGCCTTTCCATTATCTGCTCCATAACTAGAAGCCATGCGCGCTCGTCCATTGAGTTCGGTGGGTCCGAGGGTATGAAATTTATCTTTTCCGTAGGCGTTACCGATATTAAACATTCTTCCGCCACCATAAGCCATAAAAGCCGTGGTGTATTCAATATGTTCTGCAAACTTCTCAAAAAGATCTTTTTCGTCTGAAAATTCTTCTGGATGTCTTGCCATAGAAGAAATATTCATAAGCATACCAACCATCATGTTTGGGTAGGCGGTGGGGTCGTGTTGCGATTTTCCCGTGTTTATTGTGGAGAAGTGTGTTTTTGCAGTGTTTGCATTTCCAATCGACCCCTGCATCACTGCCATGTCATGATCCCACCCTCCTGTAGCAGCAGATTTGATAATACGCTCCCTAATATCAGAAAGGGTTAGTACATGTGTATAAAACCACTCTCGAAAATCATTCGGCATAGAACCAGGTTCGTTTTTATCGGAAAAAACTTCTCCAATTCCACTCAGATACTGCGGTGTTGCTTTTACCTGACCAAACCAACGAATAGGAGCATATTGGTTATGATTTGCTCCCTCCATTTTTTTAATGTTGTCCATTGTTAAAAGTCCACGACGCACTCCTTGAACAAGGTTCCAAAACATAAGAATAGGGTCGGTATTTGATCCTTTAATATCAAGTTCAACGTATGCGTAAAACCGACTGGGATCGACATTTTCCCCATTCGCTCTTTTTGTAAGCATATCAGCGATGCTTTTTTTGTAGTTCAAATCTCCAGATGCCATATCGGCATATTCATTCTTTTTACCCTCAACAGACGATCTGTTTTTTCGTTCGGTGCTTGGGTAAAAATCCTGATCCCAGATAGCACCGCACGCACGATTGAGTTTGGCGCGGAGTGAAATTTGGTTGTTAGCGTCCGAGGGGAGAAATCGTGCGACATTTTGAAATTTCTCTAGTCCTCGCCAGATATTTTTATCCGTCCAGTCAATGGCACCGAGTTCTGAAAGTCTTAAAAGACATGCTTTCAGTTCGTCTTTATTTTTACTCTGAGAAAGAACACCCATTACTTGCCAAGGGTCCATTTGGTCGAGTGCTTTTTTATAATTCCCCACTTCATCTGCCTCCGCATTTTGAATGTTATTATTAAAATCACTTCCGAGAGCGGTGTTTCCGAAAATTGCTTTTCCTGCTGTTCCCGATCTTAATTTTGATCTTCGCTCATATTTTCGTTTGGTATATTCCTTAATGGTTTCCCACATTCTTCCTATATCGGCAAGTGAAAGAAAAGTGGTATTATTCCAAAGATCTCCTAAAAATCCTCCTTTTTCCTGTTGTGCATCAGCAATACTGCTGAGCGCTCCGTTCACCTCATCTTCCAGTGTACTCGTATCTTCAAGAATCTTTTTAAAATCAACATCGGGTGTGTATATGGCTTTTTGTAGTGCTTCTAATTTCTCTCTTACATTTTGAATATATTCACCTGCTCCTTTTCCACCTTCTTTCTCAATATCGGGAAGTTTACTCAAGATGCTATTTTTTCGCTGTTCAAACTCAAAATGATAATAATTTTCTCCATCAGTTTTTCCCATTTCCTGATCTGGGCTTTCTTTTGAAGATTGAGTGTTGCTTGCTGCGAGGAGCCCTTTATCCAAATTTTCTGGTTCTAGTGTTGCTATGGAATTCTGCATTTCTTTCCGAAGGTTTTTGACATAGTTCTCTCCGAGACAGCGTTGTATTTCCCGAAGAATATCTTGCATTTCTGTATCCGCATTCCCTGCCAAAAGATGTGCGAGGAGTTCGGTTTGTATTTCTTCTCGATTTCCAAAGGCAGTTTCTTTCCAGAGTTTTCCCCAACTTTTGTGATTTTTTCCAAGTTTTTTGGAAAATTGCTCAATGAGAGCTTTTCCTCCTTCTGCGTTTTGAAGATCGCGGAAGAGTTGCTTGGAAAATTTTGTCTTCCCTGAAAAATCTGCCAAATGGAGAATTTCGTGAGAGAGCGTTTGGAGAATTATTTTCTTTCGTTCGGGATTGATGTTTTCATCAAAGAGAATTTGATAATCGCTTTGGCGGAGAAAAATATGACAGACATTTTTCTGCGGAACATGGAAAATCGCAATCGTTTCGTGAGAATACTCTTTTTCGAACATGTCATCCTGAATAGGTTTGATCACGTTTTCCCCGACGATATTCTTGATTTCTCGAAGGTTTATCACCTCTGTTTCGTTGGGATATTCCTCGAGTCCCCAAGACAGAAGGGTGTGAAACCCCTCTCGTATTTCTCTTCCTTTTTCCTGGAGCTTGGCTGTGTTTTTGAGCGAAACAGGATCTTGGCGTGTTTTTCCAAGTATTTCGAGTCCTTCTCGGAGTTGCTCAGAGACGGATAATCTTGGCTGATTTTGCGCATTTCGAACGCGTTGTTTTATGTTCTCTTGTGCTTCTTTCAACGAAATTCCCTTCTCTCTCGCCTCTCGCTCTCTCTGCTTTTGAAAGAGAGGGGAATCCTCGTCAATTTCTGTCGGTTCTGGAGAAATAAAGAGAGATTGAAGAACCTGCTTTGTTTTTTTAATATTCGCGACTGCCAGAGGAAGGTCGGAGGTTGCAATATTCTCGAGTACTTTTTGAAATTCTTCTGGACTTGTACTGAGGAGTTCTGCGGCAGATTGTGTGTCTTGAAGCAATTGTCGCGCATTTTTCGAAAGCCCCTCTTTAGGAAAATTTCTTATTTCCTCAAATATCGACTCAAGTTCTTCTTGAGAAATATTCAGCTCTTCTAATGGATGCTTTGGAAGTCCTTCTTCTCGAATATCTTTTCCGTTCATACCATCAACAGCATTCCAGAGACTCGATTTTACGAGATTTTCCATTTCTTTTGCGGCAGAGAGAAGCACATATCGTCGTAGATCCCCCCCTGCTTCTACAAAGGGCTCGGTAAGTTCGTGCGAGCAAAATTCCTCAAAAAGAGTTTTGAGCTCCCCTTCTGAAATATGTTGAAGTTCAGGGTGTTTTTTGCAGGCGATGAGAAAAAATTTTTCTTGATGCAACGGATCTGCAGTGGAAATACTCGAAAGACTTTTTGCCACTTGTGCTACTGTCTTTTCTGAAATTCCTATTTCTTTTGCCCATTCCTGAACACATTTGAGTTCATAAGTTTTGGGGATATGTTCTTCATTTTGAATCGCTTCTTCTTTGGCCCCTGAAGATTGTGAAGCAGAAAAGCGATCATCGGATGCTTTTTCAATTTCGGCATAAATTTTTGGAATATCCTCGTTAGTTTCTTTAATATGTTTTCCTGTGGCGCCTACAGCTCCACTGAGGAGATGGTGAAGCATTCTTATTTCTTCCTGTTCGCTTTTGGTAGAATACTTTATGTCTGCTTGTAAACTTGCGAGAATTTCTTCTTCGCTTCCCTCTTGTGCCAAACGGAGAAGAAGTTCGATCCGTTTTCCTTTTCCGAGAATTACTTTCGTCGCTATATTTTTCCATTCTTCTGGATTTTCAGGACTATCCTGTGCTGCCATTTCTCCTACTGCGGGAAGAAAATCGCTCACAAGTTGGGAAATATCTTCCCATATTTCTTTGAGTTCTTCTCCACATTTTTTAAGAGCTTCTTCGGTATTGTGCTGGATTTCTGTAAATACCAAAAATGCCAATTTTTCCATAAGTTTTCTCTGCTGAGCTCTCGTTTTTGCTTGTTCATTCGCTATCATTTCTTGGGCTTTCCGCGAAATGTCGGGGTTGTTGAGTATGGCAATTTTTTTGAGCATGCTTTCGGCAGGAGTTTTTTGGTTTTGAGAAACTTCCGCTTCTTCATTGAGCTTCTTTTTTCCAATCATTTCCCTGCCCTGTGTTGCTGTTTCAAAATAATTTTTATCCACCTCTTCTCGTGCCCCTTGTACATTCATTTTTCGTGCCCAGTCGATCAAATTTGCTGCATTTTCTCGAGCGGTCTTTGGAATATTTTGAAGAAGCTCTGCGGAGAAATAGCTTAGCACAAATCTTCGCACATCCATTCGTATATTTGGGTCTTGTGCTAAATTCCAGAGGAGATCGAAATATCTGCCGAAATAATCTCGGCGTTGTTTTTCGTCCCATGATTCCTCTCCTTCTTTGAGAATTGCTTGTGGAGTAGAT
Coding sequences within:
- the priA gene encoding primosomal protein N' codes for the protein MTYARVAIRRHICGREDGTFLFSLPKEMDFARPGMIVSVPFRKKTERGIIVALQEEEPHFVTEPIREITGESLLSENHFAFAQKVSEMSMCPLAKVIPLFLPETIFRGSGNSPTKTFFKGTSEETPRGTKMKLIWEFLRNAKQEISAEAIKKETSATPDVLRRLQEGGFVEALQKPFFPPDWKAESFLPKISSEEAPKTLLPIFPDSKILLDGPTSSGKSHLLRHSARTVLESGKSVLFLVPEIGLTSELLQKCQETFGHERVVAYHSRLSDGQRAQIFWGVRAGYYRVVVGSRSSLFLPFQNLGLVALEEEHEWSLKSDQAPRYHARNAAEALADIFQAPLVLSSATPSLETLFRVKSGFLQQFSLPPRIPLPHIRIVDIREEAKSGNRNTLSRALIFECQKMLANGKQVLIFLNRRGLFRILKCQECGDAVRNPENGIALVAHGNSGNAPHLMCHQTGKIFQTPSRCPSCGSTQLSFFGNGTEGVEQESKRLFPGKKVIRIDRDSASRKNAFKTLHQEFESGKADILVGTEIVAKGLDFSNVGLVGILDADAGLHFPDFRSEERTFQLLLQVIGRAGRRGESSSVILQTRLPHHPLFQEVLRGDFESFSSRELAERKKHFLPPFTKIIKLIFVGKNRKGVFQSARETELLLRDALRRKFPEEHVEIFVAPSLHHRRQGNFFVHLLLIAKDPQKILLSIPLPLGIRIDPNPIDVVA
- a CDS encoding IS1595 family transposase, translated to MLKHAKISDYKIKKILMCFCEDIDASKTARILEINRRTIDRYFNIFREKITLHAIAQSKESGEFELDESYFGAKRVRGKRGRGAAGKTPVFGILKRDGKVSVTIVKKCSREELLPIIQGKILEGSTIHTDGWRAYDGLILNGYDHYRVYHSHDEFARGKCHVNGIESFWSFAKRRLSKFNGIASHKFNLHLKECEFRWNYKDQNLYDKMLKILKKF
- the rny gene encoding ribonuclease Y, with product MPQSFFNDPASLLIVAAFLIFGIAAGYFFKREDLRKRQLELEAENEKKVREAEKKVHESEKRARDIEHEATSRSKDMIAEAKEEAVQIRQEVEKMEARIEQKEEDLSKKVQEVERQRLSLVDQEKEIVQEKDRLQEMIMEETVKIEKIAKLSQEEAEQRLYGIIEQKKEKLLVERMKRAEREIEEVADEKAREAIVQAIQKYASEVTSDTTQTVVQLESDEMKGRIIGREGRNINAFERCTGVDVIVDDTPGVVIITGFDLLRRFIAKKSLEKLLEDGRVHPARIEEVVQKTTKEIEKMIRDFGEKALEETGITGVAPEIVKILGRLRFRTSHGQNVLKHSIEVAFLAEELANQVGANAERAKMAALFHDLGKAVSHEIGGKHALISGEIGRKFGLDPLVINAMEAHHEDIEKLCPEAYIVQAADAISASRPGARRDTTELYVKRLKQQEEIVRSFSGVTKCYVMSAGRDMWVFVNPEEVTDLGAQKMSQDIAERLRNELTFPGEIKIIVFRETRAETIAR
- the gyrA gene encoding DNA gyrase subunit A — encoded protein: MNSNPQYSLLPSDPLREISKEMEESYLDYAMSVIVSRALPDVRDGLKPVHRRILYAMHRLGLRSGARFRKSAAVVGEVLAKYHPHGDSAVYDAMVRMAQNFSLRYPLVLGQGNFGSIDGDGAAAMRYTEAKMEKITDELVADIEKDTVNFRENYDGTIKEPTVFPSKIPNLLLNGSTGIAVGMATNIPPHNLREVIDGCLLLSGNPEAGIDDLMEHIQGPDFPGGGFIYDKSIIRQAYTTGRGSIIMRAKAEITEEKGRSRIIVHEIPYMVNKSNLVSKMADLVRDKVIIGITDIRDESNREGIRVVIELKKDSFPNKILNQLFKYTQLQESFGCNFIALVDGIQPRLMDLKSILEEFLKHRREVVRRRTEYELRLARERAHILEGLKKAMDHIDEIIALIRGSETKEIAKENLIARFSFTEVQADAILAMRLQTLAGLERKRIEDELAEKLAFIQECEAILADPERIRSILEEELREIREKFGDDRRTVIIPNAIGKMAAIDTIPNEEMIVSLTQSNYIKRFSPSAFKSQGRGGKGIKGATAKEGDEMKMVLHTKNHNDLLYFTSLGRVFQLPVYEIPESSRTAKGQAIVNFLSLQPEETVTAILDSTRETGKWLFFCTRNGVVKKTERESFQNVRKNGLIALGIRDGDELGWVSMCSPGDEITIVTGNGMSIRFSEEEVRSMGRGAAGVRGVRLKGKDTVVEMDVIQNPETSTLLTIMENGLGKMSRLTDFRLQSRGGSGVKCANVTPRTGKVVGAKIMEDEFSGDIILVAKTGQTIRLAAKEIPCRGRATQGVILMRMGKDDGVWGVFKIDATEEEEMDEEAVQNEDQQKLEITEE